The genome window CTGGAGGGCGATGATTTCGTCCATTTCAGGGCTCTTATTTAGCTTAGCTGGCTGGAGAACCTTGATATTATTATCAACCGCCAACTGCTTAACTGGTGAAGGGGTCAAAACGTGCTTGCGGCCGACCCGGTGGTCAGGCTGTGTCAAAACGGCTTGAACGTCATACTCGGGCTGGTCTAACAAGCCCTGTAAAACCGGCACGGCAAACTGGGGAGTTCCCATAAATACGATTGAAGTGGTCATAAATATTCATCCTTTCATTTACATAAAGTATTGGGGATCAGGGTCGATGCTAACCTGAACATCCTTAAAGCCTTTACTTTGTGTCTTCTGCATAATCTCTTGAAGGGTTGCGTGCAACGCCGGATCCTGCTTGTACTTGATAACGATTTGATAATAATAGCGGCGCTTCATCCGTGCAATTGCCCGGGGAGTCGGTCCCAGTACGATTGTCTCCGGTGCTAAGCGCTGGCTGAGCAGGGACTTGATCTCCGCCATGGCCCGGGCGGCCTCCTGCTCTTCAGGATGGCTTGCCATCAGGCGTACCGTGTAATAGTACGGTGGGTAGCTGGCCTGCCGTCGCAAACTCATCTCCTGGTAAAAGAAACGGTCATAGTCATGCCGCTGAGCATCCTGAATCGCATAATGCTCCGGGTTAAAGGTTTGAATAATCACTTGGCCGGGCTTATCCGCCCGCCCCGCGCGGCCACTGACCTGACTCAACAGGTCAAAAGTCCGTTCACTCGCCCGAAAATCAGGGAGTCCCAAACCAGTGTCGGCATTCAAGACCCCCACAAGGGTCACGTTGGGAAAGTCTAAGCCCTTGGCAATCATCTGGGTTCCTAAGAGAATATCAGCCTGGTGGTCGCCAAACTGCCGGAGCAATTTTTCATGCATCCCCTTACGCCTGGTCGTGTCAACGTCCATCCGGATAATCCGGGCCTGGGGTAGCAGCTGCTGTAATTCTGCCTGGACCTTTTCCGTTCCCGTACCGTAATAGCGGATGTGACGGCTATGACAGTGGGGACAGACGCGGGGGATCGGCTCCTCATGACCGCAGTAGTGGCACTTCATCGTCCGGGTATCCATGTGGAGAGTCAAGGAGATGTCACAGTTGGGACACTTGAGAACCGTTCCACAGTCCCGGCACATCATAAAGGAGGAAAAGCCCCGGCGGTTAAGCATCAGGATGCTCTGTTCTCCCCGGGATAGGCAATCATTAAGGGCCGTGAGCAGCGGCGTTGAAAAGTTGCTCTCCCCACGCCGCTTGATTTCGGGCCGCATATCAACTACCTGGATCGGTGGCAACGGCTGCTGGTTAACCCGGTGTGGCAGGCGGAGGAAGTGGTAACGCCCCTTTAATGCCCGGGCTCTGCTTTCCAAACTCGGGGTGGCCGAGCCGAGAACTACCGGGGCACCATGATAGTGCCCCCGCCACTTAGCAACCTCACGGGCATGGTAGCGGGGTGCTTCGTCCTGCTTGTAGCTGCCCTCGTGTTCCTCATCTAAAATCACCACTCCCAGGTTGTCAAGCGGGGCAAAGACGGCGGAACGCGCGCCGACTACTACCTTGGCCTCGCCCCGTTCGATCCGCCGCCATTCGTCATATTGCTCCCCGTTCGACAGCCCGCTATGGAGAACCGCAACCTGGGACCCGAAGCGGCACCGGAACCGGTTCACGATTTGCGGGGTCAGGGAGATTTCGGGAACCAGCATCAACGCCGTTCGGCCATCAGCCAGTGCCTGTGCAATGGTTTGCAGGTACACCTCGGTCTTGCCGCTGCCGGTGACTCCCTGGAGCAGGAAGGTCGTCGCCTTGCGGGCATGAACCTGACTGCTAATTTCGTCAACCGCCCGCTGCTGGTCAGCATTAAGCTGGAGCGACGCTTCCAAATGGTGGTCATCGGGGAGCGGCTGCCCGTGAGCTTGCGGTGTCCGGTAAATCTCGACAGGGACCTTCTTTAACCAGCCCTTTTTGACCCCCTGATTAAAGGTGGCGGCGGAAATTCCCGTTTGCTGCTCCGCCCGTTTTCGCACGACTGTCTGCCCGATAATGCTTTGCAAATAGGAAAGCAGGCGATTTTGGGCATGCGCATTCGGGTGAAGCGAGGTCCGGGCTTCTTCAAGGGCCTCAAAGTCGAGTTGGGGCCGAATTCCGGTAATTGTTTTAGCCTTGGCCCGATTTTCGACCTGGTAGTCAAACCGTACCTTCCCCGCTTTTTTCAGCTTCAATAGGCGGGCGATAGCCTCCGGTTGATTCTCAAAATCAGCGTAGTCGCGAAAGTCACGGCCAGCAAAGAGGTCATAGTAATCCTGCTCGTCAAGCTCATCCACGACCCGGACGATGCGGTGAGCCTTCCCTTTAAGGAGGTTGGGCAGCATCGTGTAGAGGCAGGCAATCCAAAAGGAGTAGGTCTGGTCCGCCAGCCACTTGCTAAGGGTCAGTAATTCCGCATTCACTACTGGCTGAAGGTCCATAACCGACTGGATTGGTTTTAACTTCCCCTGGTAGTCAGTACCGTCGGTGAAGCCAACGACGAAGCCCTGGACCTGCCGATGACCATTGCCAAAGGGCACCACCACCCGGGTCCCAACTTGTAACTGCCGCTCCAGCAGTACTGGTACCTGATATGTATATGGCCGGTTAGTCTGCATCGTCGGAACGTCGACTACCACCTGCGCCAATTCCACCATTTAATCACCTGATTCCATCTTCTGTGCTAAGGTCGCTACCAAGCGTGCGGCGACCGCGGTCTTCTTCATCAACGGCCACTGTTCCGGCTGGTGCCCGGCTTGGAGGAGGGTTACCTGGTTGTCATCACTCCCAAAGGCTCCCTGGACGCCCGCCACGCTATTGGCGACAATCATGTCCGCCCCTTTTACCGCTAACTTGCGCTGGGCATTGGCAAGCAGCTGCTGAGTTTCCGCCGCAAAACCAACGACAAGCTGCCCTGGCCGCTTGCTGCGTGCGACGGTTTTTAAAACATCCGGGGTTTCTGTCAAATCAAGCTGCCAATTGTCATGCCCTGCTGTTTTCTTAACTTTCTGATCAGCGGTTTGCCGGGGCCGGTAGTCGGCAACTGCCGCAGCCATTACCAAAATATCAGCGGCGCTAAAGCTAGTTTGCACTGCCTGGAGCAGTTCTTCCGTCGTTTCAACTTTAAGGTTGTGCACCCGCGGAGAAGTCGGCAGAGCAACACTAACCTGTCCCGTGATCAGGGTCACCTGGGCACCAGCAGCAGCGGCGGCCTCTGCAATGGCGATCCCCATCTTACCTGAGGATCGGTTGCCAATGAAGCGAACCGGATCAATCGGTTCACGGGTCCCCCCTGCTGTAACCACTAACCGCTTACCGGCCAGGCTAGTGGAACTGGTGAGCAGGGTATGGACCTGGTCAACGATTGCTGCCGGTTCAGGCATCCGCCCCTTCCCGGCATAGCCCTCGGCAAGGATTCCATCAACCGGGCTAATGACTGTTACCCCGTCACTTTGCAGCTGGCGGAGGTTCCGCTGGGTCGCGGGAGCCTGCCACATGTGGCTATTCATTGCCGGCACGACCACCTTCGGGGCACTGGTCGCCAGGAGGGTCGTCGAAGCGGCATCATCGGCCAGCCCCGTAGCCATCTTCGCCAGAATATCAGCTGACGCCGGCACAACCAGCGCCAGCTCTGTCCAGTCTGCTAGTTCGATGTGGGGAATCGGGTCCGTATTTTCCCAGAGCGAGGTTAGCACCGGCTGCTTGGTAAGTGCTGCCAAGGTCGTTGGCGTTACTAGGCGACTGGCCGCCGTCGTCATCACTGTCCGCACCTGGTGGCCCTTCTTTTGCAGCCCCCTAACTACTTCCACGCCCTTATAAGCCGCGATGCTTCCCGTCAAATAAACCGTTATCCTTGCCATCATTTCACCCCATCGTTCTTCTTATTACCTGATTATAGCATTTACAAGGTCAATCATGCGAGACAGTCGTTTCCGCCCCCTGGTAAAACTAAAAAGGCTCTGGTATTCGGCCAAGCAAATACCAGAGTCCATGCCAACTATTTAATTACTAGTCTTGCAAATCTTCTGTGTGGTCAGGATCAATCGTCACCTTGTCTGCCAAAATTTCTTCAAGAGCCTTCCCAACTGACTTGCTCGACTCATAGTGTTCCAGTAGAGGTGCCGCACCGTTATCAAGCTCATGGGCACGCTTGCTAGCCAGCATAACTAATGAATAACGGGAATCAATCCGTTTGAGCAATTCATCGACTGATGGATAAAGAATCATTTTTCTGAATCTCCTAACATATCAAGATACCGTGGCATTACCCGGGGAACCCGTAACCGCTCCGTCCGAATAATGTCCTTAATTTTAGCCACCGCATTTGGCACTTCATCGTTCACAACGGCGTAATCATAATTCTGCATCATTTGGATTTCCCCAAAGGCCTTATGAATCCGCTTGTTAATCACTTCCATGCTATCAGTTCCGCGGTGAATCAACCGCTGCTTGAGTTCGTCCAGATCCGGTGGGGTCAGAAAAATAAAGACACCATCGGGAACTTTCGAGCGAACCTGCATCGCACCGTTCACTTCAATTTCCAGGAAAACATCCTTTCCTGAATCCAAAGTTTCATTAACATATTTTAAGGGGGTTCCGTAATAGTTGTCAACATACTTTGCATACTCAAGCATCCCACCGGTTTGAATATGGTGTTCAAACTCTTCCTTCGAAACAAAGTAGTAATCAACTCCGTTCACTTCACCCGGACGAGGCTTACGCGTGGTCATTGAAACAGAGTATTGAAAATCATTATCATTTGAATCAAAAATTGCTTTCCGCACCGTTCCCTTACCAACACCAGAGGGACCAGACAGGACAATTAACATTCCTCGATTTGCCATCTTGCAACTCCTATCAAAAATTAACGTATTACTACTATAATGCACTACCTTGCTAACAAAATCAACTAAATCTAGCAATCACTACGGACAAAATTAATACTTGCTTTTCTGAACAGTTGTTCGTATAATGGAATCACAAACAAATGTTCGGAAGGTGACACCATGCAAGAAGTCAAAGCACATTCACTATTAAATAAAGCGCCGCTACTGACCCGGGTAGTTGGCCAGTTATTTGATGACGAACCACTTAATACTGCTCCGGCGGTTCGTCTGCTTAATCCCCCGTCAGCTCGGCAACGGCAACAATTTATCCAGACGGCAATCCAGCAGGACTACACCGTCTTTCTCCAGTTACTCCCCGCCAGTGACGCCGGACGGGTTGAAAACGTCCGCGGGCGTATTAAGCCGCTCCGGGCTGGCCGCTACCTGGTCAAAACTGATCACGCCAGCTACATGGTCCGTTTCGACCAAGTGCGCTACATTGCCCACCTCGATTAATTTTCCTTCATTTAAATAAGCAGCCCGCGCCGCTAATCATGACAGTTAGCGGCGCGGGCTGCTTTTTAGTTTAACTCATGCTTTGTCTTTCGGGTGAGCCATCTGCAACAACTCTTGGGCATGTTCCTTCGTCAACTTGGTTACCTTTTCGCCTGACAGCATCCGGGCAAGTTCATTCACCCGCTGAGCTGCTGCTAAGCTGGTAACAGTAGTAGTTGTCCGCTCATCATGGATTGCCTTCTTGATGAGAAAATGGTGCTGAGCGACGGCCGCAACCTGTGGCAAGTGGGTAATACAGAGCACCTGCGAATTAGCAGCAATCAACCGGATCTTATCGGCAATTGCCTGGGCAACCCGACCACTGACCCCGGTATCGACCTCATCAAAGATAATGCTGGTGACCCCTTCATTAGCCGCAAAGATGGTTTTAAGGGCCAGCATCACCCGAGACAGTTCCCCACCAGAAGCAATTTTGGCTAAGGGACCCATGCTCTCACCCGGGTTAGTCCGGATATAGAATTCGACTTCGTCAATCCCGGTGGGCGTAAAGGTCCCGCCGGCCTGCTTGGCGAAGTGGACTTCAAAGTCTGCCTTGGCCATGTATAGTTCTGCTAACTGCTGGTGGACCTGTACGGCCAGCTGGTGGGCCGCCTGCTGGCGAACCTGGCTAAGCTCCTCGCCAACGGTTTGCAGCTGCTCTTGGGCCGTTGCCAGCCGGGCTTCCAAGTCATTGTTGGAATCCGCTGCTGCCTCCATCGTATCCAATTCCTTTTTGATTTTAGCGTAGTAATCCAAGACTTTGGCGACAGAGTCTCCATACTTATGTTCCAGATCCCCGATGACCGTTAGCCGCTGGTCAATTTCCGCCAGGCGCTGGTCATCAAATTCAAGGAGGTCTAGCTGCTGCCCAGCCTGGTTAGCAACGTCCTGAAGGGCATAGTAGGCGTCGTTCAGGGACTTGCTTAACGAATCGTAATCATCATCAAACTCCGCAATCCCGTTAATGGCTTCCATCACCGTAGCAACCTGGTCTAGCACCGGTGCTTCACCGTCATTAAAGGTTGCCACGGCCTGTTGAAGGGCATTATTGATTTGCTGAAAGTGTTCCAGACGATCCCGCTCGCTGGTAAGTTGTTCCTCCTCATCAGCTTTGAGCTGGGCGCTCCCGATTTCATCGACCTGGTAGTGCAGCATATCCAAACGCTGGGCCCACTGCTGCTCATTTGCTTGCTTCTTAGTGACCGCCGCCTTGAGCTGAGAATAGTCGTGGTAAAGTTGCTGGTACTTAGTGAGCAGCGGCTGAACCTGCTTGCTAGCATACTGATCCAGCATTCCCAGGTGTTTTTCAGGTTGCAAGAGCAGCTGGTGTTCATTTTGCCCTTGAATATCAACCAGGTAGGCACCAATCTGCCGCAGCATTGTCGTATTAATCAGCTGGCCGTTGACCCGGATCGTGTTACGACCATTCCGGTAGATTTCGCGCATAATGATCAGGGTTCCATCCTCATACTCAATTCCGAGTGAATCCAAAAGCGCCGCCAGGCCAGAATCTGCCGTTAACGCAAACTGGCCCTGCAAGCGTAATTTTTCTTCCCCCCGTCGGATAAACTCCTGGGATCCGCGGCCACCAGCCAATAAGCCAACCGCATCAATAATAATTGACTTCCCGGCACCGGTCTCTCCGGTTAACACCGTCATCTGATTCGCAAATTCTAAGCTAAGGTGCTTAATAATTGCGAGGTTGTCAATCGTAAGTTCTTGCAGCATCGCCAATCTCCTTTATCCTACTAAACTGTTCAAGTAGTCCGCGAGCGTTTGAGCATCGTCAGCAGTATCGCATACCACCAGGACGTTGCTATCGTCACCAATGGTCGTAAAGACCCCCCGGTCAGTTAACCGCCGTATCAGGTTAGCGACAACCGGGCCGTTGCCAGGACGAACCGCCAGGGCTAAGAGGCGGTCACTGCGTTTCAACTGCACCAAGCTGTCGTGGATCGTCGTCCCGAGCTGGTCAGGCTCATCCCGGTGCTGCATTACGGGCAAGGCATAACGGTAACCCCCGTTTTCAGCAGGCACCTTAATCAGCTGCATTTCCTTGATGTCACGCGAAATCGTGGCCTGGGTTACTTGCAGTCCCAGCTCATTTAGGGCGCCGACCAGGTCTTCTTGGCGTTCAATACTCCGTGCCGTGATAATTTCGCGGATTTTCTTTTGTCGATAAGCTTTTTTCATCCTTAATTACCACCTTTCCCGTCGTTAGCCTTGTCATTCAGCTCCCGGTCAGCATTAGCAATTACCTGGTCAATATCGATTTCAGGTGCAAGCTGACCCGGCTGGTCGCTTAGCCGTAAGTGGGCCAAGAATTCCATGTTGCCCTGGCCACCCTTGATCGGTGAAAAATCTAACCCCAGGACATCAAAATGGTCGGCCCGTGCAAACTCCAAGACCTCCTCCAGGACTGCCTTATGCACCCCATGGTCCCTAATTATTCCGTGCTTGCCAACGTGCTCTTTGCCAGCCTCAAACTGGGGCTTGATCAAAGCAACCACTTCGCCGCCCGGCTGTAAAATCCCCGCAAGCGGCGGTAAAATCAGCCGCAAGGAAATAAAGGAAACGTCGATTGAGGCAAAGGCGGGCTGGCCGTGGGTAAAGTCCGCGAGTTTGCTGTAACGGAAATTAGTCTGTTCCATCACTACCACCCGAGGGTTCTCCCGTAGCTGCCAAACCAGCTGGTTAGTACCAACATCCAACGCATAGCTGAGCCGCGCGCCATTTTGCAGCATGACGTCGGTAAAGCCACCGGTTGAGGAGCCAATATCTAAAACCACCTTATCGGCCACTGAAATTTGGAAAACCTTCAGCGCCTTGGCAAGTTTTAACCCGCCCCGGCTGACGTACGGCATCTTATGGCCCTTCATATGTAAGGTCGTGGTCACGGGGATTTTCTGCCCCGGCTTATCGAGCCGTTCATTATTTTTACCAAGAATTTCTCCCGCCATGACAGAGCGTTTCGCTTGTTCCCGTGAATCAAACAATCCCTGCTTGACTAACAACACATCAACACGTTCTTTTTCCATAGTTTTGTTCCTTATAATTTAAAATACGCTAAAAAATCATCATATGCAGCAAACGACCGGCCAGTTAGCTGACTCAATGCTGCTTGGGCATTTTTCGCCCGCTCGAGTGCCTGCTGGAGTTGCTCTTCTGCCCCAGTGACACCGAGAAGGCCGGGATAAGTGTTTTTATGCTCAGCGGCGTCTTTGCCGACCCGCTTCCCCATTGTGGTCGTTGTTCCAACAACGTCCATCAAGTCATCGTAAATTTGGAAAGCCAGGCCGTAACTGCTGCCAAACTGGGCTAGCAACTGTTGGACAGCGGCCGGCTGGGCAGTAATAATTCCACCAGCCAAGACCGCGTATCGCAGGAGCGCCCCGGTCTTTTGCCGGTGAAGGTAGCGGAGCTGATCAAGGATCAAATGGCGCCCAGTTCCTTCAATATCACGGGCTTGACCAGCCACCATCCCCGCCGGTCCCGCCGCTTTAGCTAGCTCTAAGGCTAACTGGCTCTTCACCGTCGCCGGCAACTGATTATCCGTGACCCACTGGAAGGCCAGGGTTAGCAGACCATCACCGGCTAAGGTCGCCATCCCCGCGCCAAACTTGCGGTGGTTGGTTGGCGCTCCCCGTCGCAAATCATCATTGTCCATTGCTGGCAAATCATCATGAATCAGCGAATAGGTATGGAGCAATTCCAATGCCGTAGCGGCCCGAACAACGTCTTCGGTTAACTCGCCGCCGAAGGTCTCAACGGTTGCCAGCGTCAGCGTTGGCCGGAGTCGCTTCCCCCCTGCCAGCACCGAATACCGCATGGATGCCGCTAGGGTTGACTGGTCAACGTCATTTGCCAGGTGGGTGTCCAGGTAGCTGGTCACGCGGGCTTTTAACTGTTCTAAAGATTCAGCCATATCGTCACCAGGACCTAGTCAGCACTGCCAAAGCCCCGATTGCCCCCACCATTATTGCTGGGATCATCCGTGGCCTTTTCGTATTCTTTTTCTTCGTCGTTGTCATCAATTAAATGTCCGAGCGTCTTTTCCGCAGTGGTCAACTTCTTTTGAAGGTCCTTGGATAGCTTGATTCCTTCTTGGAACTGCTCAATGGCTGATTCGAGAGGGACATTGCCCTGCTCCAGCTGGTTAACAATTGCCTGCAGTTTTGTCAGCTGCTCTTCAAAAGTTGGTTCTTTACTTGCCATTTTTCTTCTCCTTAATATCTGTTATCGTAACGGTTACCTCGCCATCAGCAAAGTGTAAGAGCAATGGCTCCCCAGTGTTCAGTTGGGCGGCCTGGTTGACGACCTTCCCGTTTCTGGTCACGTAGGTATAGCCCCGTTCCATAATTTTCAGCGGGTCCAATGAATGCAGCTGCTTGGTCAGGGCCTGCAACTGCTGAGCGGTCTGCTGGGTCTTTGACTGGGCCGCCGTCTGTAAGCGGGCTGCCAGCTGCTGAACAGTTAGTCGCTCTTGATCAACCAACCGTTGCGGATTATAGGCTAGCAGGCGGTTATAGACCTGGGCCACATCATTTGCCGCATTGGTTAAACGGCGCTCCTGTTGCTGACGAAGCTGCTGGGTCAACTGGTCAACCTTTTGCGCGTAGTTTTCGTACAGCCGAGTCGGTTGTTGAAAAATATAGCTGCCGGTGAGCTTTGCGAGCTGCTTTTTTTCAAAGTCAATTTGTGCCCGCATCGTGTTGTACAGGCGCTGTTGAAAGTCACTAATCAGCATCAGGGTATTATCGAGGCGTTGGGGGGTCGCTAGTTCAGCCGCGGCAGTTGGCGTGGCCGCCCGTTGATCAGCGACCAAATCGGCAATCGTCGTATCGGTTTCGTGGCCGACCGAGGAAATCACCGGAAGCGGGCAATCCGCAATCGCGCGAGCAACCACTTCCTCATTAAACGGCCAAAGGTCCTCGATTGAACCACCACCACGGCCAATAATGAGCGTGTCAAAGTCGCCGCGTTCGCCCGCCCGTTTAATCTGCCGGGCAATATCAGCAGCAGCCTTCTCCCCCTGAACTACGGTTGGGAATAGTACCACCTGGGCAATCGGGTAACGACGCCGCACCGTCGTGTTAATATCCCGAATCACTGCTCCGTTCAGACTAGTTACGACCGCAATTCGCCGGGGAAAGAGCGGTACTACTTT of Limosilactobacillus oris contains these proteins:
- a CDS encoding TlyA family RNA methyltransferase — encoded protein: MEKERVDVLLVKQGLFDSREQAKRSVMAGEILGKNNERLDKPGQKIPVTTTLHMKGHKMPYVSRGGLKLAKALKVFQISVADKVVLDIGSSTGGFTDVMLQNGARLSYALDVGTNQLVWQLRENPRVVVMEQTNFRYSKLADFTHGQPAFASIDVSFISLRLILPPLAGILQPGGEVVALIKPQFEAGKEHVGKHGIIRDHGVHKAVLEEVLEFARADHFDVLGLDFSPIKGGQGNMEFLAHLRLSDQPGQLAPEIDIDQVIANADRELNDKANDGKGGN
- the priA gene encoding primosomal protein N', with translation MVELAQVVVDVPTMQTNRPYTYQVPVLLERQLQVGTRVVVPFGNGHRQVQGFVVGFTDGTDYQGKLKPIQSVMDLQPVVNAELLTLSKWLADQTYSFWIACLYTMLPNLLKGKAHRIVRVVDELDEQDYYDLFAGRDFRDYADFENQPEAIARLLKLKKAGKVRFDYQVENRAKAKTITGIRPQLDFEALEEARTSLHPNAHAQNRLLSYLQSIIGQTVVRKRAEQQTGISAATFNQGVKKGWLKKVPVEIYRTPQAHGQPLPDDHHLEASLQLNADQQRAVDEISSQVHARKATTFLLQGVTGSGKTEVYLQTIAQALADGRTALMLVPEISLTPQIVNRFRCRFGSQVAVLHSGLSNGEQYDEWRRIERGEAKVVVGARSAVFAPLDNLGVVILDEEHEGSYKQDEAPRYHAREVAKWRGHYHGAPVVLGSATPSLESRARALKGRYHFLRLPHRVNQQPLPPIQVVDMRPEIKRRGESNFSTPLLTALNDCLSRGEQSILMLNRRGFSSFMMCRDCGTVLKCPNCDISLTLHMDTRTMKCHYCGHEEPIPRVCPHCHSRHIRYYGTGTEKVQAELQQLLPQARIIRMDVDTTRRKGMHEKLLRQFGDHQADILLGTQMIAKGLDFPNVTLVGVLNADTGLGLPDFRASERTFDLLSQVSGRAGRADKPGQVIIQTFNPEHYAIQDAQRHDYDRFFYQEMSLRRQASYPPYYYTVRLMASHPEEQEAARAMAEIKSLLSQRLAPETIVLGPTPRAIARMKRRYYYQIVIKYKQDPALHATLQEIMQKTQSKGFKDVQVSIDPDPQYFM
- the rpoZ gene encoding DNA-directed RNA polymerase subunit omega, giving the protein MILYPSVDELLKRIDSRYSLVMLASKRAHELDNGAAPLLEHYESSKSVGKALEEILADKVTIDPDHTEDLQD
- a CDS encoding arginine repressor; amino-acid sequence: MKKAYRQKKIREIITARSIERQEDLVGALNELGLQVTQATISRDIKEMQLIKVPAENGGYRYALPVMQHRDEPDQLGTTIHDSLVQLKRSDRLLALAVRPGNGPVVANLIRRLTDRGVFTTIGDDSNVLVVCDTADDAQTLADYLNSLVG
- a CDS encoding polyprenyl synthetase family protein produces the protein MAESLEQLKARVTSYLDTHLANDVDQSTLAASMRYSVLAGGKRLRPTLTLATVETFGGELTEDVVRAATALELLHTYSLIHDDLPAMDNDDLRRGAPTNHRKFGAGMATLAGDGLLTLAFQWVTDNQLPATVKSQLALELAKAAGPAGMVAGQARDIEGTGRHLILDQLRYLHRQKTGALLRYAVLAGGIITAQPAAVQQLLAQFGSSYGLAFQIYDDLMDVVGTTTTMGKRVGKDAAEHKNTYPGLLGVTGAEEQLQQALERAKNAQAALSQLTGRSFAAYDDFLAYFKL
- a CDS encoding exodeoxyribonuclease VII small subunit, which translates into the protein MASKEPTFEEQLTKLQAIVNQLEQGNVPLESAIEQFQEGIKLSKDLQKKLTTAEKTLGHLIDDNDEEKEYEKATDDPSNNGGGNRGFGSAD
- the gmk gene encoding guanylate kinase — translated: MANRGMLIVLSGPSGVGKGTVRKAIFDSNDNDFQYSVSMTTRKPRPGEVNGVDYYFVSKEEFEHHIQTGGMLEYAKYVDNYYGTPLKYVNETLDSGKDVFLEIEVNGAMQVRSKVPDGVFIFLTPPDLDELKQRLIHRGTDSMEVINKRIHKAFGEIQMMQNYDYAVVNDEVPNAVAKIKDIIRTERLRVPRVMPRYLDMLGDSEK
- the xseA gene encoding exodeoxyribonuclease VII large subunit, with the translated sequence MDRSKYLTVSQLTKYLKLKFDRDPYLQTVYLTGELSNFRLRSGHQYFSLKDDQAVIDAVMFRSQFSKVKFTPEEGMKLCVTGHVGLYERSGRYQIYIDTMEPDGVGSLYLAFEQLKKKLNAEGLFSRPKKVVPLFPRRIAVVTSLNGAVIRDINTTVRRRYPIAQVVLFPTVVQGEKAAADIARQIKRAGERGDFDTLIIGRGGGSIEDLWPFNEEVVARAIADCPLPVISSVGHETDTTIADLVADQRAATPTAAAELATPQRLDNTLMLISDFQQRLYNTMRAQIDFEKKQLAKLTGSYIFQQPTRLYENYAQKVDQLTQQLRQQQERRLTNAANDVAQVYNRLLAYNPQRLVDQERLTVQQLAARLQTAAQSKTQQTAQQLQALTKQLHSLDPLKIMERGYTYVTRNGKVVNQAAQLNTGEPLLLHFADGEVTVTITDIKEKKNGK
- the recN gene encoding DNA repair protein RecN, whose product is MLQELTIDNLAIIKHLSLEFANQMTVLTGETGAGKSIIIDAVGLLAGGRGSQEFIRRGEEKLRLQGQFALTADSGLAALLDSLGIEYEDGTLIIMREIYRNGRNTIRVNGQLINTTMLRQIGAYLVDIQGQNEHQLLLQPEKHLGMLDQYASKQVQPLLTKYQQLYHDYSQLKAAVTKKQANEQQWAQRLDMLHYQVDEIGSAQLKADEEEQLTSERDRLEHFQQINNALQQAVATFNDGEAPVLDQVATVMEAINGIAEFDDDYDSLSKSLNDAYYALQDVANQAGQQLDLLEFDDQRLAEIDQRLTVIGDLEHKYGDSVAKVLDYYAKIKKELDTMEAAADSNNDLEARLATAQEQLQTVGEELSQVRQQAAHQLAVQVHQQLAELYMAKADFEVHFAKQAGGTFTPTGIDEVEFYIRTNPGESMGPLAKIASGGELSRVMLALKTIFAANEGVTSIIFDEVDTGVSGRVAQAIADKIRLIAANSQVLCITHLPQVAAVAQHHFLIKKAIHDERTTTTVTSLAAAQRVNELARMLSGEKVTKLTKEHAQELLQMAHPKDKA
- the coaBC gene encoding bifunctional phosphopantothenoylcysteine decarboxylase/phosphopantothenate--cysteine ligase CoaBC; the protein is MARITVYLTGSIAAYKGVEVVRGLQKKGHQVRTVMTTAASRLVTPTTLAALTKQPVLTSLWENTDPIPHIELADWTELALVVPASADILAKMATGLADDAASTTLLATSAPKVVVPAMNSHMWQAPATQRNLRQLQSDGVTVISPVDGILAEGYAGKGRMPEPAAIVDQVHTLLTSSTSLAGKRLVVTAGGTREPIDPVRFIGNRSSGKMGIAIAEAAAAAGAQVTLITGQVSVALPTSPRVHNLKVETTEELLQAVQTSFSAADILVMAAAVADYRPRQTADQKVKKTAGHDNWQLDLTETPDVLKTVARSKRPGQLVVGFAAETQQLLANAQRKLAVKGADMIVANSVAGVQGAFGSDDNQVTLLQAGHQPEQWPLMKKTAVAARLVATLAQKMESGD